From the genome of Neomonachus schauinslandi chromosome 5, ASM220157v2, whole genome shotgun sequence, one region includes:
- the LPAR5 gene encoding lysophosphatidic acid receptor 5: MLSDSANDSSLAPPCPDYRSTHRLHMVAYSLVLAAGLPLNALALWVFLRALRVHSVVSVYMCNLAASDLLFTLSLPVRISYYARHYWSFPDLLCQTAGAIFQTNMYGSCIFLTLINVDRYAAIVHPLRLRHLRRPRVARLLCLGVWALIVVFAVPTVLVHRPSSCSYNGSQVHLCFESFGDNLWKGKLLPLVLLAEALGFLLPLAAMLYSSGRVFWTLARPDATRSQRRRKTVRLLLANLVIFLLCFVPYNATLAAYGLLRGNLVAASGQACGRVRQVLMVMVLLAGANCVLDPLVYYFSAEGFRNTLRGLGTPLRARTLATNGAQGALAERPIESTLVTSPATASQELLGPSNFGTPLTQRPEDSAL, encoded by the coding sequence ATGCTGAGCGACTCTGCCAACGACTCCAGCTTGGCTCCCCCGTGCCCTGACTACCGGAGCACCCACCGCCTGCACATGGTGGCCTACAGCCTGGTGCTGGCCGCCGGGCTCCCCCTCAACGCGCTGGCCCTCTGGGTGTTCCTGCGCGCGCTGCGCGTGCACTCCGTGGTGAGCGTGTACATGTGCAACCTGGCGGCCAGCGACCTGCTCTTCACCCTCTCGCTGCCCGTGCGCATCTCCTACTACGCCCGGCACTACTGGTCCTTCCCCGACCTCCTGTGCCAGACGGCGGGCGCCATCTTCCAGACGAACATGTACGGCAGCTGCATCTTCCTGACCCTCATCAACGTGGACCGCTACGCGGCCATCGTGCACCCGCTGCGGCTGCGCCACCTGCGGCGGCCCCGCGTGGCGCGGCTGCTGTGCCTGGGCGTGTGGGCGCTCATCGTGGTGTTCGCCGTGCCCACCGTCCTGGTGCACCGGCCCTCGTCCTGCAGCTACAACGGCAGCCAGGTGCACCTGTGCTTCGAGAGCTTCGGCGACAACCTGTGGAAGGGCAAGCTGCTGCCGCTCGTGCTGCTGGCCGAGGCGCTGGGCTTCCTGCTGCCCCTGGCGGCCATGCTCTACTCGTCGGGTCGCGTCTTCTGGACCCTGGCGCGGCCCGACGCCACGCGGAGCCAGCGGCGGCGGAAGACCGTGCGCCTCCTGCTGGCCAACCTCGTCATCTTCCTGCTGTGCTTCGTGCCCTACAACGCCACGCTGGCGGCCTACGGGCTGCTGCGGGGCAACCTGGTGGCGGCCAGCGGCCAGGCCTGCGGCCGGGTGCGCCAGGTGCTCATGGTGATGGTGCTGTTGGCCGGCGCCAACTGCGTGCTGGACCCGCTGGTGTACTACTTCAGCGCCGAGGGTTTCCGCAACACCCTGCGCGGCCTGGGCACTCCGCTCCGCGCCAGGACCCTGGCCACCAACGGGGCTCAGGGGGCGCTTGCCGAACGGCCCATCGAGAGCACCCTCGTCACCAGTCCGGCTACCGCCAGTCAGGAGCTGCTTGGGCCTTCCAACTTCGGGACGCCCTTGACCCAGCGCCCCGAGGACTCGGCCCTCTGA